One Oryza sativa Japonica Group chromosome 8, ASM3414082v1 DNA window includes the following coding sequences:
- the LOC4345104 gene encoding GCN5-related N-acetyltransferase 7, chloroplastic, whose amino-acid sequence MASASRLLPPTPPPHSAASPPARHRHPALAAPRSRRPINPPRLRCRAAAGAAATTTTTTGGGGGGGALVLEGSGAGAVAVREFVTLDELRAAVRLRIRTFYEYATDSYGAEDLRKSLADREYDALQDRISGKMINFQRVSCINGTVPLLPSLVSAEELCSTCKFVEDGEERVVVGSLDLNQCLWLPDELTGKRPGVNESSHTRAYLSNVCVAKELQRNGLGYALVDKSKKLAREWGITDLYVHVAINNEAAQKLYNKCGFVYESEEPAWKARFLGRPRRLLLWLDLKKDAL is encoded by the exons atggcgtcggcgtcgcggcTGCTGCCGCCCACGCCACCTCCCCACTCCGCCGCATCCCCTCctgcccgccaccgccaccccgccctcgccgccccgcgctcccgccgcccgatCAACCCGCCGCGCCTccggtgccgcgccgccgcgggggccgcagccaccaccaccaccaccaccggcggaggcgggggtggcggcgcgctGGTGCTGGAGGggagcggcgcgggcgcggtggcTGTGCGGGAGTTCGTGACGCTCGACGAGCTCCGCGCTGCCGTGCGACTCCGCATCCGCACTTTCTACGAGTACGCCACCGACTCCTACGGGGCCGAG GATCTCAGAAAATCTCTGGCGGACCGGGAGTATGACGCATTACAGGATCGAATTTCTGGGAAGATGATCAATTTTCAAAGAGTTTCATGTATAAATGGAACAGTCCCACTGTTGCCTTCTTTGGTGTCAGCAGAGGAGCTTTGTTCTACATGTAAG TTTGTTGAAGATGGAGAAGAGAGAGTTGTAGTTGGTAGTTTAGACCTTAATCAGTGTCTTTGGCTACCAGATGAACTGACCGGAAAGAGGCCTGGG gTAAATGAGTCCAGCCATACAAGGGCTTATCTGAGCAATGTTTGTGTTGCTAAGGAGCTTCAAAGAAATGGATTGGGTTATGCCCTGGTTGACAAGTCTAAGAAACTGGCTCGTGAATGGG GTATAACTGATCTGTATGTCCATGTTGCCATCAACAATGAGGCAGCACAGAAGCTGTACAACAAATGTGGATTTGTCTATGAGAGTGAGGAGCCTGCATGGAAGGCTAGATTTCTTGGCCGGCCTCGAAGGCTGCTTCTTTGGCTCGATCTGAAGAAAGACGCTTTGTGA